From Nguyenibacter vanlangensis, one genomic window encodes:
- a CDS encoding retropepsin-like aspartic protease produces the protein MSCMRVAIGMVMALCGGGNGALAAGRFDGCVRAALILPVLGMDGGPVVPIAINGVAAAVVTPRASALFVHDTPALHLPPGRSRAFVSVTGWNKAYETTIAHLAIGPSAVSNVRAYVDTAGPPARIGGRPVLMVLGYPLLSHYAVLIDMPHKAIGLFTYGGFTYGGAHCPGIGDMFAGPHFTVPLHTASQVHQEIGVTAEIDGTAVEMELNPASNGSIISERDARRIGVSSSALENDPQVRTAAGPVLTGRRHRFGVFSIGGKAYRDVYLDVEHGATYNPLGFDFFLANTSIIDFPGHSLHFAPNSGVQPFAAEDGPWYVSTSSTRDAHADIDAHRHEGARGSP, from the coding sequence ATGTCCTGCATGCGTGTCGCCATCGGGATGGTCATGGCGCTGTGCGGCGGCGGCAACGGGGCTTTGGCGGCGGGACGATTCGACGGGTGCGTTCGGGCGGCGCTGATCCTGCCGGTCCTGGGCATGGATGGCGGGCCGGTCGTGCCGATCGCGATCAATGGCGTGGCGGCGGCGGTCGTGACGCCGCGCGCCAGCGCGCTGTTCGTGCATGACACGCCCGCGCTGCATCTGCCGCCGGGCCGGTCGCGCGCGTTCGTCAGCGTGACCGGCTGGAACAAGGCTTATGAGACGACGATCGCGCATCTTGCGATCGGCCCGTCTGCCGTCTCGAACGTCCGCGCCTATGTCGATACTGCCGGGCCGCCGGCCCGGATCGGCGGCCGGCCCGTCCTGATGGTGCTGGGCTATCCCTTATTGTCCCATTATGCGGTGCTGATCGATATGCCGCACAAGGCGATCGGTCTGTTTACGTATGGCGGCTTTACCTATGGCGGCGCGCATTGTCCCGGAATCGGCGACATGTTCGCCGGCCCCCATTTCACGGTTCCCCTGCATACGGCAAGCCAGGTGCACCAGGAGATCGGCGTGACGGCCGAAATCGACGGCACGGCCGTCGAGATGGAACTGAACCCGGCTTCGAACGGGTCGATCATCAGCGAACGGGACGCGCGCCGCATCGGGGTTTCGTCATCCGCGCTGGAGAACGATCCGCAGGTGCGAACGGCGGCGGGCCCCGTGCTGACCGGGCGGCGCCATCGGTTCGGCGTGTTTTCCATCGGGGGAAAGGCTTATCGTGATGTCTATCTGGACGTGGAACACGGTGCTACCTACAATCCTCTTGGTTTCGATTTTTTCCTTGCGAATACGTCCATTATCGATTTTCCCGGGCATTCCCTGCATTTCGCGCCCAATTCCGGAGTGCAGCCGTTTGCGGCGGAGGACGGTCCCTGGTACGTCAGCACGTCCTCGACCCGCGATGCGCATGCCGATATCGACGCGCATCGGCATGAGGGCGCGCGCGGCAGCCCGTAG
- a CDS encoding DUF5009 domain-containing protein — MSVDILRGLTIAFMILVNDPGDWAHVYAPLRHAEWNGWTPTDLVFPSFMFIMGCVIPFSLGSRIDRGVPSGELLAGIVRRSLILFGIDILLALFPHFDFANLRVLGVLTRFAVCYLICGTLFLKVRDIRVLCGIVATILVLYWVLLRFVPIPGIGMPGVDVAYLDDRNNIVAWMDRAFNDFCRKWFHFGHLYRIYRDPEGILSTFPALCTVLIGIVSGLVMKAASRNPDAPVVRRWALGGAGLFVLSFVVNAFFPFNKNIWSSSFVLLCAGIDIMALYALFILIDVRQVYRLSAAVRGFMMLSIIFGSNAIVAYCVSEFGSEILWDIHVMPQGQGIGEWVYRTVFAHWGSTELTSLFYACAYVALCFIPSFVLWKKKIVVKI, encoded by the coding sequence ATGTCGGTGGATATCCTGCGGGGACTGACGATCGCCTTCATGATCCTGGTCAACGATCCCGGCGACTGGGCCCATGTCTATGCCCCCTTGCGGCATGCCGAATGGAACGGCTGGACGCCGACCGACCTGGTCTTTCCCAGTTTCATGTTCATCATGGGCTGCGTGATTCCGTTCTCGCTGGGCAGCCGGATCGACCGTGGCGTGCCGTCGGGCGAACTTCTGGCCGGCATCGTCCGGCGGTCGCTGATTCTGTTCGGGATCGACATCCTTCTTGCCCTGTTCCCGCATTTCGACTTCGCGAATCTGAGGGTTCTGGGCGTTCTGACGCGTTTCGCCGTCTGCTATCTGATCTGCGGGACGTTGTTTCTGAAGGTACGCGACATCCGTGTCCTTTGCGGTATCGTCGCGACGATTCTGGTGCTGTACTGGGTGCTGCTGCGGTTCGTGCCCATTCCGGGCATCGGCATGCCGGGGGTCGATGTCGCCTATCTGGATGATCGCAACAATATCGTCGCCTGGATGGATCGCGCCTTCAACGATTTCTGCCGGAAATGGTTCCATTTCGGGCATCTCTATCGCATCTATCGCGACCCGGAAGGCATTCTCAGCACCTTTCCCGCGCTCTGCACGGTGCTGATCGGAATCGTCTCGGGCCTGGTGATGAAGGCGGCGTCGCGGAATCCGGACGCGCCGGTCGTGCGGCGCTGGGCCCTGGGCGGGGCGGGACTCTTCGTGCTGTCCTTCGTCGTGAATGCCTTCTTTCCGTTCAACAAGAATATCTGGTCCAGCAGCTTCGTCTTGCTGTGCGCCGGCATCGACATCATGGCGCTCTACGCGCTCTTTATCCTGATCGACGTCCGGCAGGTCTATCGCCTGTCCGCCGCCGTGCGGGGATTCATGATGCTGTCGATCATCTTCGGATCGAATGCGATCGTGGCCTATTGCGTCTCGGAGTTCGGTTCGGAAATCCTGTGGGACATTCATGTCATGCCGCAGGGCCAGGGGATCGGCGAATGGGTGTACCGGACGGTCTTCGCGCATTGGGGCTCGACCGAACTGACGTCGCTGTTCTATGCCTGCGCGTATGTCGCGCTGTGCTTCATCCCCAGCTTCGTGCTGTGGAAGAAGAAGATCGTCGTGAAGATCTGA
- the hutH gene encoding histidine ammonia-lyase: MTDLLVLRPGGLDLAVLRRFVAGGLRVALGEDTIAALAEAAESVARIVAAGHAVYGVNTGFGKLARTRIPDDRLRDLQRNLVLSHAAGIGAPMSERVVRLIMLLKANGLARGFSGVRPVVVRLLVDMLDRGVIPVIPEKGSVGASGDLAPLAHMSAVLIGEGEAVFGGRRMAGGAALRAAGLSPVVLGPKEGLALLNGTQASTALALVALLDAERIFQAALVAGALSLDAARGTDAPFDPRLHALRGQQGQIECAAVYRALMAGSRIRASHRVDDERVQDPYCLRCQPQVMGAALDSLRHAARVLLIEANAVSDNPIHFPGSDEMVSGGNFHAEPVAIAADLMAIAIAEIGAIAERRIALLVDAGMSGLPAFLVRESGLNSGFMIAQVTAAALASENKTLAHPASVDSLPTSANQEDHVSMATFAARRVGDINDNVKTIIAIEYLAAVQGLDFLAPLASSAPLAAAAATLRDAVPFFAQDRLFTPDIETARRLIASGAMTDAAARTTALPEFGAA; this comes from the coding sequence ATGACGGATCTGCTTGTCCTGCGCCCCGGCGGTCTCGACCTGGCCGTGCTGCGGCGCTTCGTGGCCGGCGGGCTGCGCGTCGCGCTGGGCGAGGACACGATCGCCGCGCTGGCCGAGGCGGCGGAATCCGTCGCGCGCATCGTCGCCGCCGGCCACGCGGTCTACGGGGTCAATACCGGCTTCGGCAAGCTGGCCCGGACCCGCATCCCCGACGACCGGCTGCGCGACCTGCAGCGCAACCTGGTGCTCAGCCACGCCGCCGGCATCGGCGCGCCGATGTCCGAACGGGTGGTGCGGCTGATCATGCTGCTGAAGGCGAACGGCCTCGCCCGGGGCTTCTCCGGCGTGCGGCCCGTCGTGGTGCGGCTGCTGGTCGACATGCTGGATCGCGGCGTCATTCCGGTGATCCCCGAAAAGGGATCGGTCGGCGCGTCGGGGGACCTGGCGCCGCTCGCGCACATGTCGGCGGTGCTGATCGGCGAGGGCGAGGCCGTCTTCGGCGGCCGGCGAATGGCCGGCGGGGCGGCGCTGCGGGCGGCGGGACTGTCGCCGGTCGTCCTGGGGCCGAAGGAAGGGCTGGCGCTGCTCAACGGCACCCAGGCCTCGACGGCGCTGGCCCTGGTCGCGCTGCTGGACGCCGAACGGATCTTCCAGGCGGCCCTGGTCGCCGGCGCCCTGTCGCTGGACGCCGCCCGCGGCACGGACGCGCCGTTCGATCCGCGGCTGCACGCCCTGCGGGGGCAGCAGGGGCAGATCGAATGCGCCGCCGTCTATCGCGCGCTGATGGCGGGGTCCCGGATCCGCGCCTCGCACCGCGTGGATGATGAGCGCGTGCAGGACCCGTACTGCCTGCGCTGCCAGCCGCAGGTGATGGGCGCGGCGCTGGACAGCCTCCGCCACGCCGCGCGGGTGCTGCTGATCGAGGCCAATGCCGTGTCGGACAACCCGATTCATTTTCCGGGCAGCGACGAAATGGTGTCCGGCGGCAATTTCCATGCCGAACCCGTCGCGATCGCCGCCGACCTGATGGCCATCGCGATCGCCGAGATCGGGGCGATCGCCGAGCGGCGCATCGCGCTGCTGGTCGATGCGGGGATGAGCGGCCTGCCCGCCTTCCTGGTGCGCGAAAGCGGGCTGAATTCCGGCTTCATGATCGCCCAGGTCACGGCGGCGGCCCTGGCCTCCGAGAACAAGACGCTGGCCCATCCCGCCAGCGTGGACAGCCTGCCGACCTCCGCCAACCAGGAAGATCACGTTTCGATGGCCACCTTCGCGGCGCGGCGCGTGGGCGACATCAACGACAACGTGAAGACGATCATCGCCATCGAATATCTCGCCGCCGTGCAGGGGCTCGATTTCCTCGCCCCCCTGGCCTCGTCCGCGCCGCTGGCGGCCGCGGCCGCGACCCTGCGCGACGCGGTGCCGTTCTTCGCGCAGGACCGGCTGTTCACGCCCGATATCGAAACGGCACGGCGGCTGATCGCGTCCGGCGCCATGACGGACGCGGCGGCCAGGACCACGGCGCTGCCGGAATTCGGCGCCGCATGA
- a CDS encoding ROK family protein — MMWAGGLPGLPMNGFKDHIVILCADIGGSYIDFAVADGAHQLSSRRRRPTPVGSMADFASTLAELAAPYDRGLPLHVAIAGVCDPQTGHTRSANIPCVNDRPLRDALMARLGRPVVIGNDAHCFALAEAMQGAGVGHRIVFGVILGTGVGGGLVIDGRAIVGVGGLAGEWGHGPFIAESADPGAVPALPCQCGQRGCLDTIGGARGIERLYQFFTGRGSDSQAILSDWEAGMDHPRHTMAMWLDRMSAGLAGIVNVTGATIVPVGGGLANRPRLLAALDAAVTSRVLRPGTSPIVVPGYLPADSGLVGASWLTGGPR; from the coding sequence ATGATGTGGGCAGGCGGCCTGCCGGGCCTGCCCATGAACGGCTTCAAGGATCACATCGTGATACTCTGCGCGGATATTGGCGGCTCGTATATCGATTTCGCCGTCGCGGACGGCGCCCACCAGCTCTCGAGCCGGCGGCGGCGGCCGACGCCGGTCGGCAGCATGGCCGATTTCGCCTCTACCCTGGCCGAGCTTGCGGCCCCCTATGATCGCGGCCTGCCGTTGCATGTCGCCATCGCGGGCGTCTGCGACCCGCAGACGGGACATACCCGTTCGGCCAATATTCCCTGCGTCAACGACCGCCCGCTGCGCGACGCGCTGATGGCGCGGCTGGGCCGGCCGGTGGTGATCGGCAACGATGCGCACTGCTTCGCGCTGGCCGAGGCGATGCAGGGCGCGGGCGTGGGGCATCGCATCGTCTTCGGCGTGATTCTCGGCACCGGGGTCGGCGGCGGCCTGGTGATCGACGGGCGCGCGATCGTCGGCGTCGGCGGCCTGGCCGGCGAATGGGGTCATGGCCCGTTCATCGCCGAAAGCGCCGACCCCGGCGCCGTGCCGGCCCTGCCCTGCCAATGCGGGCAGCGCGGCTGCCTGGACACCATCGGCGGCGCGCGCGGGATCGAACGCCTGTACCAGTTCTTCACGGGCCGGGGCAGCGACAGCCAGGCGATCCTGTCCGACTGGGAAGCGGGAATGGATCATCCGCGCCACACCATGGCGATGTGGCTGGACCGCATGTCGGCGGGGCTGGCCGGTATCGTCAACGTCACCGGCGCCACGATCGTGCCGGTGGGCGGCGGGCTGGCGAACCGGCCGCGCCTGCTGGCGGCGCTGGATGCCGCGGTCACGTCGCGCGTCCTGCGTCCGGGGACGTCGCCGATCGTCGTGCCCGGCTATCTTCCCGCCGATTCCGGCCTGGTCGGTGCGTCCTGGCTGACGGGAGGCCCCCGATGA
- a CDS encoding TonB-dependent receptor has translation MALTLKTALCVTTVMFSVSVLGSGAVLAQDLVQSQSQSRSDSAHRPVGGDAGAGGTSVTGTSVTGMSVLPQGQEAETVSVTAGTYSSNGVTNTTPGGGLMPIEHAPRSQSGLTRDYIAKQTPTTTIANMVASLPGVVSAKVDPLGMTGGDTMTMRGLTQTQIGFLFEGAPESDPINYGPFTSTLVDNENIGSVTVSQGSPDIDAPLINAVGGQISTFELDPAHKMGGYIDLMGGTHSANKEFVRFNTGDIGNSGIRGFASFSYTASNNWRGPGDQFRYHVDSKFVKDWGQGSSVKFIFGYTRQFANGMLNPTLQQWKQYGTSFNLDGRYTPGDVSYYRFSQNNTNLLNVIVPMKFVLSHELELNLTPYYVQESGPSYGGETIPLAGGYFGNVQYGVPGSAYPALNLPYATDGVATAMLDDPWKQKNGAINSNIRWTHGDNTLTFGWWYSYTSHTERYQWDLVNDQGNPVAGYGLSPIRFPNSQILSGDNLNFWQQQNALYLADTLKLLHDRLELSGGFKAVMLYREGTNNVPGAQPWKTGHNYFEPLPQFYATYRLTPHDQVYINGTTSFRAPVSTEAYVPDYDPNYGQIATVGALKPEYSIGEEIGYRHTGFYNVSISAFNLNITNHNISSSGYIPGTTSVVAEPINAGGETSRGVQAEFGLGYWHHFSPYLSGQYLHSTMDNNFDVGTEILPTQGKISVGSPKFTGAIGLQYDDGRMFGNFNLRYIDSQYTTFMNDESIPSYVTSDLTLGYRFRSIGPARHPQIQLNLVNIGDNHYLAMAGSTTANARSVTGLRGTVVEGSSPIYLVGAPFSAFVSISSGF, from the coding sequence ATGGCCCTGACGCTCAAGACCGCGCTTTGCGTGACGACGGTCATGTTCTCGGTTTCGGTCCTCGGATCGGGCGCGGTCCTGGCGCAGGACCTGGTCCAGTCCCAGTCCCAGTCCCGGTCCGACTCCGCCCATCGTCCGGTGGGCGGCGACGCCGGCGCTGGGGGGACCTCGGTCACCGGAACATCGGTCACCGGAATGTCGGTCCTGCCGCAGGGGCAGGAGGCCGAAACGGTATCGGTCACCGCCGGGACCTATAGTTCCAATGGCGTGACCAACACGACCCCCGGCGGCGGCCTGATGCCGATCGAGCATGCCCCGCGGTCGCAAAGTGGCCTGACGCGCGATTATATCGCCAAGCAGACGCCGACCACCACGATCGCGAACATGGTCGCCAGCCTGCCCGGCGTGGTGTCGGCCAAGGTCGATCCGCTGGGCATGACCGGCGGCGATACGATGACCATGCGCGGCCTGACGCAGACGCAGATCGGCTTTCTGTTCGAGGGTGCGCCGGAATCCGACCCGATCAATTACGGGCCTTTCACCTCGACCCTGGTGGACAATGAAAATATCGGGTCCGTCACCGTCTCGCAGGGCTCGCCGGACATCGATGCGCCGCTGATCAACGCGGTGGGCGGCCAGATCTCGACCTTCGAGCTGGACCCGGCGCACAAGATGGGCGGCTATATCGACCTGATGGGCGGCACCCACAGCGCGAACAAGGAATTCGTCCGCTTCAATACCGGCGACATCGGCAATAGCGGCATTCGCGGCTTCGCGTCGTTTTCCTATACCGCGTCGAACAACTGGCGCGGGCCGGGCGACCAGTTCCGCTATCACGTCGATTCCAAGTTCGTGAAGGACTGGGGCCAGGGCAGCAGCGTCAAGTTCATCTTCGGCTACACCCGCCAGTTCGCCAACGGGATGCTGAACCCGACCCTGCAGCAATGGAAGCAGTACGGCACCAGCTTCAACCTGGACGGCCGATATACGCCGGGCGATGTCAGTTATTACCGATTCTCGCAGAACAACACGAACCTGCTGAACGTCATCGTTCCGATGAAATTCGTGCTGTCGCATGAGCTGGAACTGAACCTGACCCCCTATTACGTCCAGGAATCCGGCCCGTCCTATGGGGGCGAGACCATTCCGCTGGCGGGGGGATATTTCGGCAACGTGCAATATGGGGTGCCGGGATCGGCCTATCCGGCGCTGAACCTGCCCTATGCCACCGATGGCGTGGCGACGGCGATGCTGGACGACCCGTGGAAGCAGAAGAACGGGGCCATCAATTCCAATATCCGCTGGACGCATGGCGACAATACCCTGACCTTCGGCTGGTGGTATTCCTATACCAGCCATACCGAACGCTATCAGTGGGACCTGGTGAACGACCAGGGCAATCCTGTCGCGGGCTATGGGCTGAGCCCGATCCGCTTTCCGAACAGCCAGATCCTGAGCGGCGACAACCTGAATTTCTGGCAGCAGCAGAACGCCCTTTATCTGGCCGACACGCTGAAGCTGCTGCATGACAGGCTGGAACTCAGCGGCGGGTTCAAGGCGGTGATGCTGTACCGCGAAGGCACCAACAACGTGCCCGGCGCGCAGCCATGGAAGACCGGGCATAATTACTTCGAACCGCTGCCGCAATTCTATGCGACCTATCGCCTGACGCCGCACGACCAGGTCTATATCAACGGCACGACCTCGTTTCGCGCGCCGGTCTCGACCGAAGCCTATGTCCCCGATTACGATCCCAATTATGGACAGATCGCGACGGTCGGCGCGCTGAAGCCGGAATATTCGATCGGCGAGGAAATCGGCTATCGCCATACCGGGTTCTATAATGTCTCGATCTCGGCGTTCAACCTGAACATCACCAATCACAATATCTCGTCGTCGGGCTATATTCCGGGGACGACGTCGGTGGTGGCGGAGCCGATCAACGCGGGCGGCGAAACGTCGCGCGGCGTCCAGGCTGAATTCGGCCTGGGGTACTGGCACCATTTCAGCCCCTATCTGTCGGGCCAGTACCTGCATTCGACGATGGACAATAATTTCGACGTCGGGACGGAAATCCTGCCCACGCAGGGAAAGATATCGGTCGGCAGTCCGAAATTCACCGGGGCGATCGGCCTGCAATATGACGACGGGCGGATGTTTGGAAACTTCAATTTGCGCTATATCGATTCCCAGTACACGACGTTCATGAACGATGAAAGCATTCCGTCCTATGTGACGTCGGACCTGACCTTGGGCTATCGCTTCAGGTCGATCGGTCCGGCCAGGCATCCGCAGATCCAGCTCAACCTGGTCAATATCGGCGACAACCATTACCTGGCCATGGCCGGCAGCACGACGGCCAACGCCCGGAGCGTGACGGGCCTGCGCGGCACCGTGGTCGAGGGGTCCAGCCCGATCTACCTGGTCGGTGCGCCGTTCTCGGCCTTCGTCTCGATTTCCAGCGGCTTCTGA
- a CDS encoding SDR family oxidoreductase yields the protein MPIEHFSLAGQNILVTGASGGIGQALVERISNLGGHPIIHYARNRNVAENLLSYIGGRGTLVHGDLSDHDGAAKLWEQAISSCGRINALVNNAGIRSIARIEDDLGQWQRAWEVDLRVNLLAPADLCRSAIAHFRQHGGGRIINIASRAAQRGYTEEHMPYGASKAGLVNLTKSIARNFGKNGVIAIAIAPGFVRTEMAEEFIKAKGQDAAVSDIPIGEMVEPPELADLIAFCLFSSQRSLSGATLDMNGASYLR from the coding sequence ATGCCAATCGAACATTTTTCTCTGGCTGGACAAAACATTCTCGTAACAGGTGCTTCGGGCGGGATCGGGCAAGCGCTCGTTGAGCGGATTTCTAATCTTGGAGGGCACCCAATTATCCATTATGCACGCAACCGAAACGTAGCCGAAAATCTTCTATCGTACATTGGGGGACGCGGGACTCTTGTGCATGGCGACCTCAGTGATCACGACGGCGCGGCAAAACTCTGGGAGCAAGCGATTTCGTCGTGCGGGCGGATCAACGCATTGGTGAACAATGCCGGAATTAGATCCATAGCCCGCATCGAGGACGATTTGGGTCAATGGCAGAGGGCGTGGGAGGTGGATCTGCGTGTCAATCTTTTGGCTCCCGCCGACCTCTGCCGCTCCGCCATTGCTCATTTCCGCCAACATGGCGGGGGTCGGATCATCAACATAGCCAGCCGGGCAGCTCAGCGGGGCTATACGGAAGAGCATATGCCATATGGAGCGTCGAAGGCCGGTCTCGTGAACCTCACGAAATCCATCGCACGAAACTTCGGTAAGAACGGCGTCATAGCGATCGCTATTGCTCCGGGATTCGTACGCACCGAGATGGCCGAAGAATTTATCAAAGCGAAAGGTCAAGACGCTGCCGTCAGCGATATCCCTATCGGCGAGATGGTCGAACCGCCGGAGCTTGCTGATCTTATTGCGTTTTGTCTGTTCAGTTCACAACGCTCATTAAGTGGCGCGACACTCGACATGAACGGCGCGAGCTATCTCCGCTAA
- a CDS encoding family 20 glycosylhydrolase produces the protein MLRFPFRTMCAALLAATACSPLAPAQAAPALLPRPAAVEAGQGAFALTGPVTIVAPAGDEAARFAATWLSHALHDATGGRFAVGAAGTAGRTIVLERAAVPGLPAEGYVLTVAPAGIRITASDEAGLFYGAVTLAQMPGAQMPGAQMPGTQTPGAGGAIAAVRIRDWPRLSWRGAMLDSARHFQTPDAIRALLDAMAALKLNTLHWHLTDDQGWRLEIRRYPRLTAVGGWRRSPVSGPRGDGAPYGGFYSQAEVRAIVAYAAARHITIVPEIEMPGHARAAIAAYPELGVTGRDPGVATDYGVLPWLYNVDDHTMQFVRDVLDEVMELFPSTFIHLGGDEAIKDQWRASPAVQARLHALGLRGEEQLESWFIEQGGRYLAAHGRRMIGWDEILRGGLPPSASVMSWHGVDGALAAARAGHDAVVAPEHLVYLDFLQGGPADRLSGGRYQPEAIAGITGFDPAPASLAPEVSRHIIGVEAPIWTEYLTDGHAVQQAAFPRLDAVAEAGWTPQALRAPADFTARLAVEVLRQKAAGLPVSDAPFAVALTARPAPAASGGAAAIVTMTTQSGYGAIRYTTDGSLPTASSVLYTHPVHVGLQAPVTAATFLPDRRMLAAPTTIRAADAIWTRQSDALTACPGGEYSVRIPRTPDAASNTASSRFFSIDPNTACWAWRAAPSGATQVAVTVVPMAWSFMQPGEKAAIRRYPVSEPDGVVIVRGAGCTGPDLARLPLPPMTAGGPAVTARGSLPADGGTPRDLCVITASRHPGAPYAAVADITLSGTPQGALSGAAGR, from the coding sequence ATGCTCCGATTCCCGTTCCGCACGATGTGCGCGGCCCTGCTGGCCGCCACGGCCTGCTCCCCCCTCGCGCCAGCCCAGGCGGCGCCGGCGCTGCTGCCCCGCCCGGCGGCGGTGGAGGCCGGACAAGGCGCGTTCGCGCTGACGGGGCCGGTCACGATCGTCGCCCCCGCCGGGGACGAGGCCGCGCGGTTCGCGGCCACGTGGCTGTCGCACGCCCTGCATGACGCGACGGGCGGCCGCTTCGCCGTCGGCGCGGCCGGCACGGCGGGCCGGACCATCGTCCTGGAACGCGCGGCGGTGCCGGGTCTGCCGGCCGAGGGCTATGTCCTGACGGTGGCCCCCGCCGGCATCCGCATCACGGCATCCGACGAGGCCGGCCTGTTCTACGGCGCCGTCACCTTAGCACAGATGCCGGGGGCGCAGATGCCTGGGGCACAGATGCCCGGGACGCAGACGCCCGGCGCCGGCGGCGCCATCGCCGCCGTGCGGATCCGCGACTGGCCGCGCCTGTCCTGGCGCGGCGCGATGCTGGATTCCGCCCGGCATTTTCAGACGCCCGACGCCATCCGCGCCCTGCTGGACGCCATGGCGGCGTTGAAGCTGAACACGCTGCACTGGCACCTGACGGACGACCAGGGGTGGCGGCTGGAAATCCGGCGCTATCCCAGGCTGACCGCGGTCGGCGGGTGGCGGCGGTCGCCGGTGTCGGGCCCCCGGGGCGACGGCGCGCCCTATGGCGGATTCTACAGCCAGGCAGAGGTCCGGGCCATCGTCGCCTACGCCGCCGCGCGCCATATCACCATCGTCCCGGAAATCGAGATGCCGGGCCACGCCCGCGCGGCCATCGCCGCCTATCCCGAATTGGGCGTGACCGGCCGCGACCCCGGCGTCGCGACCGATTACGGCGTCCTGCCCTGGCTGTACAATGTCGACGACCACACGATGCAGTTCGTCCGCGATGTCCTCGACGAAGTCATGGAATTGTTCCCCTCGACCTTCATCCACCTGGGCGGGGACGAAGCCATCAAGGACCAGTGGCGGGCGTCGCCTGCCGTGCAGGCCCGCCTGCACGCCCTGGGCCTGCGTGGCGAGGAGCAACTGGAAAGCTGGTTCATCGAGCAGGGCGGCCGCTACCTGGCCGCCCACGGCCGCCGCATGATCGGGTGGGACGAGATCCTGCGCGGCGGCTTGCCGCCTTCGGCCTCGGTCATGTCGTGGCACGGGGTCGACGGCGCGCTGGCCGCCGCGCGCGCCGGCCATGACGCCGTCGTCGCGCCCGAGCACCTGGTCTATCTCGACTTCCTGCAGGGCGGACCGGCCGACCGCCTGTCCGGCGGGCGCTACCAGCCTGAAGCCATCGCCGGAATCACGGGCTTCGACCCCGCGCCGGCCAGCCTGGCGCCCGAGGTGTCACGGCATATCATCGGGGTCGAGGCGCCGATCTGGACCGAATACCTGACCGACGGGCATGCGGTGCAACAGGCCGCCTTCCCCCGGCTGGACGCGGTGGCCGAGGCCGGCTGGACACCCCAGGCCCTGCGCGCGCCCGCCGATTTCACCGCACGGCTGGCCGTCGAGGTGCTGCGCCAGAAGGCCGCCGGCCTGCCGGTGTCCGACGCCCCCTTCGCGGTCGCGCTGACGGCCCGCCCCGCTCCGGCGGCATCGGGCGGCGCGGCCGCGATCGTGACGATGACCACGCAGAGCGGCTATGGCGCCATCCGCTACACCACGGACGGCAGCCTCCCGACCGCGTCCTCGGTGCTCTATACCCATCCGGTCCATGTCGGGCTGCAGGCCCCGGTGACGGCGGCGACCTTCCTGCCGGATCGCCGGATGCTGGCCGCGCCCACCACGATCCGGGCCGCGGACGCCATCTGGACGCGGCAGAGCGACGCGCTGACCGCCTGCCCCGGCGGCGAATATTCGGTACGGATCCCGCGCACGCCCGATGCGGCATCCAATACCGCGTCGTCGCGCTTCTTCTCGATCGACCCGAACACCGCCTGCTGGGCGTGGCGGGCCGCGCCGTCCGGCGCCACGCAGGTCGCCGTGACCGTCGTGCCGATGGCGTGGTCCTTCATGCAGCCGGGCGAAAAGGCGGCCATCCGCCGCTACCCGGTGTCCGAGCCCGACGGCGTCGTCATCGTGCGCGGCGCGGGCTGCACCGGGCCCGACCTGGCGCGGCTGCCTCTGCCCCCGATGACGGCAGGCGGCCCCGCGGTCACCGCCCGGGGCAGCCTGCCCGCCGACGGCGGCACGCCGCGCGACCTGTGCGTCATCACCGCGTCGCGCCATCCCGGCGCCCCCTACGCGGCCGTCGCCGACATCACGCTGTCGGGGACGCCGCAGGGGGCGCTGTCGGGGGCCGCGGGCCGATAG